One part of the Rhizobium rhizogenes genome encodes these proteins:
- a CDS encoding ABC transporter ATP-binding protein gives MNKSVSIRDLSLSFGAVTVLKDLNLDIYDGEFLVLLGSSGCGKSTLLNCIAGLLEPTDGQIFIKDRNVTWEEPKDRGIGMVFQSYALYPQMTVEKNLSFGLQVAKVPKEEIDRRVKRAAGILQIEPLLKRKPAELSGGQRQRVAIGRALVRDVDVFLFDEPLSNLDAKLRSELRVEIKRLHQSLKNTMIYVTHDQIEALTLADRIAIMKSGVIQQLADPVTIYNKPRNLFVAGFIGSPSMNFLRGELIEKDGKVVFTTNGVTFALEGYHAETPLAAGRAVVLGVRPEHVRVDADILSGEVHEAVVDIEEPMGADNLIWLKHAGHTMSVRVGGHRRFSPGTKVRLGLDMAMASLFDAQSEERL, from the coding sequence ATGAACAAAAGCGTTTCCATCCGCGATCTTTCCCTGTCCTTCGGTGCCGTTACCGTGCTGAAAGACCTCAATCTCGATATTTACGACGGTGAGTTCCTCGTGCTGCTCGGCTCTTCCGGCTGCGGCAAGTCGACCCTCCTCAACTGCATCGCCGGGCTTCTGGAGCCGACCGACGGGCAAATCTTCATCAAGGACCGCAACGTTACCTGGGAGGAGCCGAAGGATCGCGGCATCGGCATGGTGTTCCAGTCCTATGCGCTTTATCCGCAGATGACGGTGGAGAAGAACCTGTCCTTCGGCCTTCAGGTCGCCAAGGTGCCGAAAGAGGAGATTGACCGCCGCGTCAAAAGGGCGGCCGGCATCCTCCAGATCGAGCCGCTGCTGAAACGCAAACCGGCCGAGCTTTCCGGCGGCCAGCGCCAGCGTGTCGCCATCGGCCGGGCGCTGGTGCGGGATGTGGATGTGTTCCTGTTTGACGAACCGCTTTCCAACCTCGACGCCAAGCTGCGCTCGGAGCTGCGCGTGGAAATCAAGCGGCTGCACCAGTCGCTGAAGAACACCATGATCTATGTGACGCACGATCAGATCGAGGCGCTGACGCTGGCGGATCGCATCGCCATCATGAAAAGCGGCGTCATCCAGCAGCTGGCTGACCCCGTCACCATCTATAACAAGCCGCGGAACCTCTTCGTTGCCGGTTTCATCGGTTCGCCGTCGATGAATTTCCTGCGTGGTGAGTTGATCGAGAAGGACGGCAAGGTGGTATTCACCACCAATGGCGTGACTTTCGCGCTTGAGGGCTATCATGCGGAAACGCCGCTTGCCGCCGGCCGTGCCGTGGTACTCGGCGTGCGTCCCGAACATGTCCGTGTCGATGCCGATATCCTCAGTGGCGAAGTGCATGAGGCCGTTGTCGATATCGAGGAGCCGATGGGCGCCGACAATCTGATCTGGCTGAAACATGCCGGGCATACCATGTCCGTGCGTGTCGGTGGCCACAGGCGGTTTTCGCCGGGCACGAAGGTGCGCCTCGGCCTCGACATGGCCATGGCGTCGCTGTTCGACGCGCAAAGCGAGGAACGGCTTTAG
- a CDS encoding sugar phosphate isomerase/epimerase: MTELGFQLYSARNFQPFSNILKKLSAAGYKQVEGYGAMYASLDDAGLKGLRAELDANGLSMPTGHFGLDLLEGDPKKALNIAKVLGVEAIYCPYLMPDQRPADAAGWFAFGKRLQEAGKPFVDAGLIFGWHNHDFEFKALADGSTAQEQILAGGPDLKWEADIAWIIRGNADPLAWIESYGKRITAVHVKDIAPSGENADEDGWADVGHGTVDWKGLVAALKAKSATKHFVVEHDNPKDIDRLITRSIASFKTY; this comes from the coding sequence ATGACAGAACTCGGTTTTCAGCTTTACAGCGCCCGCAATTTCCAGCCGTTTTCCAATATTCTGAAGAAGCTCTCGGCGGCGGGTTACAAACAGGTCGAAGGTTATGGCGCCATGTATGCCTCGCTGGATGATGCCGGTTTGAAGGGCCTGCGCGCCGAACTTGATGCCAATGGCCTTTCCATGCCGACGGGTCATTTCGGCCTCGATCTTCTTGAGGGCGATCCGAAAAAGGCGCTCAATATTGCCAAGGTTCTGGGCGTGGAGGCGATCTATTGCCCTTACCTGATGCCCGACCAGCGCCCGGCGGATGCCGCTGGCTGGTTCGCTTTCGGCAAGCGCCTGCAGGAAGCCGGCAAGCCTTTCGTGGATGCCGGGCTGATTTTCGGCTGGCATAACCACGATTTCGAGTTCAAGGCGCTTGCCGATGGCTCCACCGCGCAAGAGCAGATTCTGGCCGGCGGACCGGACCTGAAGTGGGAAGCGGATATCGCCTGGATTATCAGAGGCAATGCCGATCCGCTCGCCTGGATCGAGAGTTACGGCAAGCGCATCACCGCCGTGCACGTGAAGGACATCGCACCGTCGGGCGAGAATGCGGATGAAGACGGCTGGGCCGATGTCGGCCATGGCACGGTGGACTGGAAGGGCCTCGTCGCGGCGCTGAAGGCGAAATCCGCCACGAAACATTTCGTGGTCGAACACGACAATCCAAAAGACATCGACCGGCTGATCACCCGCTCGATCGCCTCGTTCAAAACCTACTAA
- a CDS encoding Gfo/Idh/MocA family protein, with protein sequence MARDLGVGIIGCGNISSAYFSLAPLFKGIKVLACADLNRNAAELRAEEFGVVAQSIEELLANKDIDVVVNLTIPAAHFPVSKAALEAGKHVYSEKPLVLSLEEGEELRRIAREKKLSVGCAPDTFLGGAHQLARQYIDDGKVGRITSGTCHVMSPGMEMWHPNPGFFFLKGGGPILDLGPYYVANLINLIGPVKRVGALTTMANPTRTVTSQPLNGEIIPVETPTNIHALLEFVNGATITLSASWDVWSHRHANMELYGTEGSIYVPDPNFFGGVVEASGRDKNIQPLEDWAHPFGIANQESPNGPRANYRTAGLADMAIAILEGRDARCSLDRSLHGIDVMTSILKSGEEGRFIEMTTTCTQPAALGIEEARALLR encoded by the coding sequence ATGGCCAGGGATCTTGGCGTCGGCATCATCGGATGCGGCAATATCTCGTCTGCATATTTTTCGCTGGCACCGCTCTTCAAGGGTATCAAGGTGCTCGCCTGCGCCGACCTCAACCGCAATGCGGCGGAGCTGAGGGCGGAAGAATTCGGCGTTGTCGCGCAGTCCATCGAGGAACTGCTCGCCAACAAGGACATTGACGTGGTGGTGAACCTCACCATTCCCGCCGCGCATTTTCCGGTATCGAAAGCAGCCCTCGAGGCGGGCAAACACGTCTATTCGGAAAAGCCGCTGGTGCTGTCACTGGAGGAAGGCGAGGAGCTGCGGCGCATCGCCCGCGAGAAGAAGCTTTCCGTCGGCTGCGCGCCGGACACGTTCCTCGGCGGTGCGCACCAGCTTGCCCGGCAATATATCGACGACGGCAAGGTCGGGCGCATCACGTCAGGCACATGCCATGTGATGAGCCCTGGCATGGAGATGTGGCACCCCAATCCGGGCTTCTTCTTCCTGAAGGGCGGCGGGCCGATCCTTGATCTCGGCCCCTATTACGTTGCCAATCTCATCAACCTCATCGGCCCGGTCAAACGTGTCGGCGCGCTGACCACGATGGCGAACCCCACCCGTACGGTGACCAGCCAGCCACTCAACGGCGAGATCATTCCGGTCGAAACACCGACCAATATCCACGCCCTGCTGGAATTCGTGAACGGCGCGACGATCACGCTTTCGGCCAGCTGGGATGTCTGGTCGCATCGCCACGCCAATATGGAGCTTTATGGCACGGAAGGCTCGATCTACGTGCCGGACCCGAACTTCTTCGGCGGTGTGGTCGAAGCCAGCGGCCGCGACAAGAATATCCAGCCGCTGGAAGACTGGGCGCATCCTTTCGGTATTGCCAACCAGGAAAGCCCGAACGGGCCGCGCGCCAATTACCGCACTGCAGGCCTTGCCGATATGGCGATTGCAATCCTTGAAGGCCGCGATGCCCGTTGCTCGCTCGATCGCTCGCTGCACGGTATCGACGTGATGACCTCGATCCTGAAATCGGGGGAAGAGGGCCGTTTCATCGAGATGACGACCACCTGCACCCAGCCGGCGGCACTCGGCATCGAGGAGGCGCGGGCGCTGCTGCGCTAA
- the queC gene encoding 7-cyano-7-deazaguanine synthase QueC, with translation MKTIVICSGGLDSVSLAHKIAAEHELLALVSFDYGQRHRKELEYAADCARRLGVPHHVIDIRTIGAHLTGSALTDDVEVPDGHYAEETMRSTVVPNRNAIMLTIAFGLAAAQQADAVAIAVHGGDHFIYPDCRPGFIDSFNAMQAHALEGYADVKLFAPYVTVSKAAIVTDGAKYGTPFGETWSCYKGGLRHCGRCGTCVERREAFHLAGVTDPTDYEDPDFWVAATHAFAAQEVR, from the coding sequence ATGAAAACCATCGTCATCTGCTCCGGCGGATTGGACTCCGTTTCGCTTGCGCATAAAATCGCGGCGGAACACGAACTTCTCGCTCTCGTCTCCTTCGATTATGGCCAGCGCCACAGGAAGGAGCTGGAATACGCCGCCGATTGCGCAAGGCGTCTCGGCGTGCCGCATCATGTCATCGATATCAGAACCATCGGCGCGCATCTCACCGGCTCGGCACTCACCGACGACGTGGAGGTGCCTGATGGCCACTACGCGGAAGAGACCATGCGCTCCACCGTGGTGCCGAACCGCAACGCCATCATGCTCACCATCGCTTTCGGGCTGGCCGCCGCGCAGCAGGCGGATGCCGTTGCGATTGCCGTGCATGGCGGCGACCATTTCATTTACCCCGACTGCCGGCCGGGCTTCATTGACAGCTTCAATGCCATGCAGGCGCATGCGCTGGAAGGTTATGCCGACGTCAAGCTCTTTGCGCCCTATGTCACCGTTTCCAAGGCGGCGATTGTGACCGATGGTGCGAAATACGGCACGCCGTTTGGCGAAACATGGTCCTGTTACAAGGGCGGCTTGCGTCATTGCGGCCGCTGCGGCACCTGCGTGGAGCGGCGCGAGGCCTTTCATCTGGCCGGTGTTACCGATCCGACCGATTATGAGGATCCGGACTTCTGGGTAGCGGCCACCCATGCCTTTGCGGCACAGGAGGTGCGCTGA
- the queD gene encoding 6-carboxytetrahydropterin synthase QueD translates to MFRITKEFHFSASHQLKSLPSDHQCNRLHGHNYIVEVELSGEALNEHGFVRDYHELSPLKRYIDDHFDHRHLNDVLGHDRVTAEYLAKHFYDWCKDRLPETSAVRVSETAKTWAEYRP, encoded by the coding sequence ATGTTCCGCATTACCAAGGAATTTCACTTCTCCGCCTCGCATCAGCTAAAAAGCCTGCCGTCCGATCACCAGTGCAACCGTCTGCACGGCCATAATTACATCGTTGAGGTCGAATTATCGGGCGAAGCCCTGAACGAGCACGGTTTCGTGCGCGACTATCACGAGCTTTCGCCGCTGAAGCGTTATATCGACGATCATTTCGACCATCGCCACCTGAACGACGTTCTCGGCCACGACCGGGTGACGGCGGAATATCTGGCGAAGCATTTCTACGACTGGTGCAAGGATCGCCTGCCGGAAACCAGCGCCGTGCGGGTGAGCGAAACCGCCAAGACCTGGGCGGAATACCGGCCATGA
- the queE gene encoding 7-carboxy-7-deazaguanine synthase QueE, with protein sequence MTVAAHKIAAKETTIRISEIFGPTIQGEGLLIGLPTVFVRTGGCDYRCSWCDTLHAVDSDYRDTWKPLSVEAIWQEVRRLSGGVPLTVSLSGGNPAIQPLGALIAKGQGEGYRFALETQGSIAKDWFAGLDHLVLSPKPPSSGMETDWRAFEDCLAAAGDGPQVALKIVVFDDVDYAYAKAASARFPHLPVYLQPGNHTPPPPDDDDARVDIDGVMDRMLWLVDKVSEDRWFSARVLPQLHVLLWGNKRGV encoded by the coding sequence ATGACGGTGGCTGCACACAAGATTGCAGCCAAGGAAACCACAATCCGCATCAGCGAAATCTTCGGCCCGACCATTCAGGGAGAGGGTTTGTTGATTGGTCTGCCAACGGTTTTCGTGCGTACCGGCGGCTGCGATTACCGCTGTTCCTGGTGCGATACGTTACATGCGGTCGATAGCGACTACCGCGACACGTGGAAACCGCTGTCGGTCGAGGCGATCTGGCAGGAGGTGCGGCGGCTTTCCGGCGGTGTGCCGTTGACTGTGTCACTTTCAGGCGGCAATCCAGCTATCCAGCCGCTCGGAGCCTTGATCGCGAAGGGGCAGGGCGAGGGGTATCGCTTCGCGCTGGAAACGCAGGGCAGCATCGCGAAAGACTGGTTTGCCGGTCTCGACCATCTGGTTCTAAGCCCCAAGCCGCCATCAAGCGGCATGGAAACGGACTGGCGGGCGTTCGAGGACTGTCTTGCCGCTGCCGGCGATGGGCCGCAGGTGGCGCTGAAGATCGTGGTCTTCGATGATGTGGATTATGCCTATGCTAAGGCGGCATCCGCGCGCTTCCCGCATCTGCCCGTCTATCTTCAGCCCGGCAACCATACCCCGCCGCCGCCCGACGATGACGATGCGCGGGTGGATATCGACGGGGTGATGGACCGGATGTTGTGGCTGGTGGATAAGGTCAGCGAAGACCGCTGGTTTTCGGCGCGGGTGCTGCCGCAGCTGCATGTGCTGTTGTGGGGGAACAAGCGCGGGGTTTGA
- a CDS encoding Gfo/Idh/MocA family protein: protein MRLLILGTGGMANNHATYFSQIPGVELVAAVDVDDVVVRGFALRHNIPLSFTSLDDAIAWGEFDAAANVTPDAIHHPTSLKLLAAGKHVFCEKPLAENYAKAAEMADAAEKAGLVAMVNLTYRNVAPLQAAREMVLAGKIGKVRHLEASYLQSWLVSKAWGDWMTESKWLWRLSTKHGSNGVLGDVGIHILDFASYGAGSDVERIFTRLKTFDKYEGNKIGVYDLDANDSFTMTAELENGAMGVIHASRWATGHLNELRLRIHGDKGALEVIHTPDYSSLRACIGEDVETAIWKTIDVDPVPTNYEKFAKAVMEGGPADPDFRHAANLQKVLDLSIIADRERREVAVSA, encoded by the coding sequence ATGAGACTTCTCATTCTCGGAACCGGCGGCATGGCCAACAACCATGCCACCTATTTCTCGCAAATCCCCGGCGTCGAACTGGTCGCAGCGGTGGATGTGGATGATGTGGTGGTGCGCGGCTTTGCGCTCCGCCACAATATCCCACTCTCCTTCACCTCGCTGGATGACGCCATTGCCTGGGGTGAATTCGATGCGGCAGCCAATGTCACGCCGGACGCCATCCACCATCCCACGAGCCTGAAACTGCTGGCGGCCGGCAAGCATGTCTTCTGCGAAAAGCCGCTGGCGGAAAACTACGCCAAGGCCGCCGAAATGGCCGATGCCGCCGAAAAAGCCGGCCTCGTCGCCATGGTCAACCTCACCTATCGCAACGTCGCCCCCTTGCAGGCGGCGCGTGAGATGGTGCTGGCAGGCAAGATCGGCAAGGTGCGGCATCTGGAAGCCTCCTATCTCCAGAGCTGGCTGGTTTCCAAGGCCTGGGGCGACTGGATGACGGAGAGCAAGTGGCTGTGGCGGCTTTCCACCAAGCATGGCTCGAACGGCGTGCTGGGCGATGTCGGCATCCACATTCTCGACTTCGCCTCCTATGGCGCGGGCAGCGATGTGGAGCGCATCTTCACGCGGCTGAAGACCTTCGACAAATATGAAGGCAATAAAATTGGCGTCTACGATCTCGACGCCAATGACAGCTTCACCATGACCGCCGAACTGGAAAACGGCGCCATGGGCGTCATCCACGCCAGCCGCTGGGCGACGGGGCACTTGAACGAACTGCGCCTGCGCATCCATGGCGACAAGGGCGCGCTCGAAGTCATCCACACGCCCGACTATTCCAGCCTGCGTGCCTGCATCGGCGAGGATGTGGAAACGGCAATCTGGAAGACGATCGATGTCGACCCCGTGCCGACGAATTACGAAAAATTCGCCAAGGCCGTCATGGAAGGCGGCCCCGCCGATCCGGACTTCCGCCATGCCGCCAATCTGCAGAAGGTGCTCGATCTATCGATCATCGCGGATCGGGAACGGCGTGAGGTGGCCGTTTCGGCTTGA
- a CDS encoding ThuA domain-containing protein, with the protein MTINTVVWGENIHEHINETVRSIYPNGMHNTIADALNQNPEINATTATLQEPEHGLSQDRLDKTDVLVWWGHKDHGAVQDEIVERVAKRVWEGMGLIVLHSGHFSKPFKRLMGTPCALKWREAGERERLWTINPRHPIAAGLPEHFELENEEMYGEQFSVPEPLETVFISWFQGGEVFRSGLTWRRGAGNIFYFRPGHETYPTYHDANVQKVISNSVKWAYNPVGALKSIHDAPNVPVDKALEPIEERGPKLHKAGEAGYR; encoded by the coding sequence ATGACCATCAACACCGTTGTATGGGGCGAAAATATCCACGAACACATCAATGAGACGGTGCGTTCGATCTATCCAAACGGCATGCACAACACCATCGCCGACGCGCTGAACCAGAACCCCGAGATCAATGCCACCACCGCCACCCTTCAGGAACCGGAACACGGCCTGTCGCAGGATCGCCTCGACAAGACCGACGTGCTGGTCTGGTGGGGCCACAAGGACCATGGCGCGGTGCAGGACGAGATCGTCGAGCGCGTCGCCAAGCGCGTCTGGGAAGGCATGGGCCTCATCGTCCTGCATTCCGGCCACTTCTCCAAGCCGTTCAAGCGGCTGATGGGCACACCCTGCGCGCTGAAATGGCGTGAGGCGGGCGAACGCGAGCGTCTGTGGACGATCAATCCGCGCCACCCGATTGCCGCCGGCCTGCCTGAGCATTTCGAGCTGGAAAACGAGGAAATGTACGGCGAGCAGTTCTCCGTGCCGGAGCCGCTGGAAACCGTCTTCATCTCCTGGTTCCAGGGCGGCGAAGTCTTCCGTTCCGGCCTCACCTGGCGTCGCGGCGCCGGCAATATCTTCTATTTCCGCCCCGGCCACGAGACCTACCCCACCTATCACGATGCCAATGTCCAGAAGGTCATCAGCAACTCGGTGAAATGGGCCTATAATCCGGTTGGCGCACTGAAGAGCATTCACGATGCGCCCAATGTTCCCGTCGACAAGGCGCTGGAGCCGATCGAAGAACGCGGCCCCAAGCTGCACAAGGCAGGCGAAGCAGGTTACAGGTAA
- a CDS encoding ABC transporter ATP-binding protein — MTTIQLRDLRKSFGAFDVIKGIDMDIRSGEFMVFVGPSGCGKSTLLRLICGLEEISGGTLSFDGETVNRLPPAKRGVAMVFQSYALYPHMTVFENMAFGMKLSGADKEQRRKRVEAAAEMLQLTPYLERLPKQLSGGQRQRVAIGRAIVRDPKVFLFDEPLSNLDAALRVATRLEIAKLHRSMHDTTMIYVTHDQVEAMTLADRICVLRDGRVEQIGTPLELYESPVNTFVAGFIGSPKMNFLSGKYAETEGAKTIGIRPEHITITTDGSGWSGEIVHSEMLGSDSYIYVEIGAGEPVVVREEGVTDRKAGERIALVADATQIHRFDAEGRALARNPARGAA; from the coding sequence ATGACCACCATTCAACTGCGCGATCTTCGCAAATCCTTCGGCGCCTTCGATGTCATCAAGGGCATCGACATGGACATCCGCTCCGGCGAGTTCATGGTTTTCGTTGGCCCTTCCGGCTGCGGCAAGTCCACGCTGCTGCGCCTCATCTGCGGGCTGGAGGAAATTTCGGGCGGCACGCTCTCCTTCGATGGCGAGACGGTGAACCGCCTGCCGCCCGCCAAGCGCGGCGTCGCCATGGTCTTCCAGTCCTATGCGCTTTATCCGCATATGACCGTGTTCGAAAACATGGCCTTCGGCATGAAGCTATCAGGCGCGGACAAGGAACAGCGCAGGAAGCGCGTCGAAGCGGCAGCCGAGATGCTGCAGCTCACACCCTATCTGGAGCGCCTGCCAAAGCAGCTTTCCGGCGGCCAGCGCCAGCGTGTCGCCATCGGCCGTGCCATCGTGCGCGATCCGAAGGTATTCCTGTTCGATGAGCCGCTTTCCAACCTCGATGCGGCATTGCGCGTTGCCACGCGTCTGGAAATCGCCAAGCTGCACCGCTCGATGCATGACACGACGATGATCTACGTCACCCACGACCAGGTGGAGGCAATGACGCTCGCCGACCGCATCTGCGTGCTGCGTGACGGCCGGGTCGAGCAGATCGGCACACCGCTGGAGCTCTACGAAAGTCCGGTCAACACCTTCGTCGCCGGCTTCATTGGCTCGCCGAAGATGAACTTCCTGTCAGGCAAATATGCCGAGACGGAAGGCGCAAAAACCATCGGCATCCGCCCGGAGCACATCACCATCACCACCGACGGCAGCGGCTGGAGCGGCGAGATCGTGCATTCGGAAATGCTTGGGTCGGACAGCTACATCTATGTCGAGATCGGCGCCGGTGAACCCGTCGTCGTTCGCGAAGAGGGCGTGACCGACCGCAAGGCGGGCGAGCGTATCGCCCTCGTGGCGGATGCGACGCAGATCCATCGTTTTGACGCCGAAGGCCGGGCGCTTGCCCGCAACCCCGCCCGGGGCGCTGCCTGA
- a CDS encoding carbohydrate ABC transporter permease, with protein sequence MTLPSILKTTAFYALVAIIMVISVFPFYYAILTSLKSGSALFQVNYWPRDFSLTNYSFVIGNGTFLRNLGNSLFVASSVVILSLFLAVTASYALARVRFRGRALLLLTILSVSMFPQIAVLAGLFELIRWAGIFNTPLALIFSYMIFTLPFTVWVLTTFMRDLPIEIEEAAIVDGATPWVIITQVFMPLMWPALVTTGLLAFIAAWNEFLFALTFTSSNEQRTVPVAIALLSGGSQFEIPWGTIMAASVIVTAPLVVLVLIFQRRIISGLTAGGVKG encoded by the coding sequence ATGACCCTGCCAAGCATCCTGAAAACCACCGCCTTCTATGCGCTGGTCGCCATCATCATGGTGATTTCGGTATTCCCGTTTTATTACGCGATCCTGACGAGCCTGAAATCCGGCTCGGCGCTGTTCCAGGTCAATTATTGGCCGCGTGACTTCTCGCTGACCAATTACAGCTTCGTCATCGGCAACGGCACGTTCCTGCGCAATCTCGGCAACTCGCTGTTTGTCGCATCTTCCGTCGTCATACTCTCGCTGTTCCTTGCGGTAACGGCATCCTATGCTCTCGCCCGCGTCCGCTTCCGTGGCCGCGCGCTGCTGCTGCTCACCATCCTGTCGGTTTCGATGTTTCCGCAGATCGCCGTTCTCGCCGGCCTGTTCGAACTGATCCGCTGGGCGGGCATCTTCAACACGCCGCTGGCGCTGATCTTTTCCTACATGATCTTCACCCTGCCCTTCACGGTCTGGGTGCTGACAACCTTCATGCGCGACCTGCCGATCGAGATCGAGGAAGCGGCGATCGTCGATGGCGCGACGCCATGGGTCATCATCACCCAGGTGTTCATGCCGCTGATGTGGCCGGCGCTCGTCACCACAGGGCTTCTCGCCTTCATCGCGGCGTGGAACGAATTCCTCTTCGCGCTCACCTTCACCTCATCGAACGAGCAGCGCACGGTGCCTGTCGCCATCGCGCTTCTGTCGGGCGGCTCGCAGTTCGAAATACCCTGGGGAACGATCATGGCGGCCTCCGTCATCGTCACCGCCCCGCTCGTCGTCCTCGTTCTGATCTTCCAGCGACGCATCATCTCCGGCCTCACCGCCGGCGGCGTCAAAGGCTAG
- a CDS encoding carbohydrate ABC transporter permease, whose translation MNDIALQRPAATAGTGSDLQSERLKSAWLFLAPTFLVLALVAGWPLVRTVWFSLTDASLTNLEGAQFVGLKNYLTWITLSSGRTIYRGLLADPAWWGAVLNTLKFTVVSVSLETVLGLIVALVLNAEFRGRGLVRAAILVPWAIPTIVSAQMWAWMLNDQFGILNDLFLNLGLISNKIAWTANPETAMVAVLIVDIWKTTPFMALLILAGLQMVPKDMYEAAKVDGIHPVKVFFRVTLPMIRPALMVAVIFRMLDAMRVFDLIYILTPNNAQTRTMSVLARENLFDFDKFSYGAAASTMLFLIIASITVIYMWLGRVNTDGAAR comes from the coding sequence ATGAACGACATCGCCCTTCAAAGACCGGCCGCGACAGCCGGCACCGGCTCCGATCTGCAGTCGGAACGTCTGAAATCCGCATGGCTGTTTCTTGCCCCCACATTTCTGGTGCTGGCGCTGGTGGCCGGCTGGCCGCTGGTGCGCACCGTCTGGTTCAGCCTCACCGACGCTTCGCTCACCAATCTCGAGGGTGCGCAGTTCGTCGGCCTCAAGAACTACCTCACCTGGATCACGCTCAGCAGCGGCCGCACAATCTATCGCGGCCTGCTTGCCGATCCCGCATGGTGGGGCGCGGTTCTCAACACGCTGAAATTCACCGTCGTCTCCGTCAGCCTCGAAACGGTACTCGGCCTCATCGTCGCGCTGGTGCTGAATGCCGAATTTAGGGGACGCGGCCTCGTGCGCGCCGCCATTCTCGTGCCCTGGGCCATTCCGACCATCGTCTCGGCGCAGATGTGGGCGTGGATGCTGAACGACCAGTTCGGCATATTGAACGATCTGTTCCTCAATCTCGGGCTGATCTCCAACAAGATCGCCTGGACCGCCAATCCTGAAACCGCGATGGTGGCCGTGCTGATCGTCGATATCTGGAAGACGACGCCCTTCATGGCGCTGCTCATCCTTGCCGGCCTGCAAATGGTACCGAAGGACATGTATGAGGCGGCCAAGGTGGATGGCATTCATCCGGTCAAGGTGTTCTTCCGCGTCACCCTGCCGATGATCCGACCCGCACTCATGGTCGCCGTCATCTTCCGTATGCTGGATGCGATGCGCGTCTTCGACCTCATCTATATCCTGACGCCGAATAATGCCCAGACCCGCACCATGTCGGTGCTGGCACGTGAGAACCTGTTCGATTTCGACAAGTTCTCCTATGGCGCTGCCGCCTCCACCATGCTGTTCCTCATCATCGCCTCGATCACGGTCATCTACATGTGGCTCGGGCGCGTCAACACCGATGGAGCCGCGCGATGA